In a single window of the Natronomonas salsuginis genome:
- a CDS encoding COG1361 S-layer family protein, which translates to MSSGRSPTARSAAFVALVLVVSLLATTTLFSGAAVGQVSLGEPELDAYLPANEVAPGTESEFVVRVQNDASVQAGTATGAVTTARAVSVEITDEGPFDVRTGKTPIGTIRDGAVSSAEFRVVVPKHIDPGTYEIEAEIDYSVTNRQTSAGDQRLRRSTEETFEVTVTDDALFAIGNVTTDAQPGTTGEAEIELKNVGSATAYATTATITGGGGVTIDGGNAEAFLGEFDPGAVRTVGVDISVAEAIQAGEKPIEAVFEYENEEGIDREPRTATRSIVPNAAQSFTVSTLDDTLSVGYAGDITGTVRNDGPSEITDGVLVIEPASDSLVIEERRIALPALAAGETIDFEYPTEVSGQASPGPRQVRFTLEYANGGRTTATIGPVSDRVVVNESRGEFSIGGDDVRVTQGSTTELTLSITNERPETLRNVNAKLYADSPLSTSSDEAFVDELEPGETGEIRFDLTAAGGAMPKTHRVELDFQYDTEGDETVLSRTYQHPVEIEERVDDGDDGPSTLVVAVGVVALVALLTGGVLWWRRRD; encoded by the coding sequence ATGAGTTCCGGGCGATCACCTACCGCTCGATCTGCGGCGTTCGTCGCCCTCGTACTCGTCGTCAGTCTGCTCGCGACGACGACGCTCTTTTCGGGCGCGGCCGTCGGACAGGTGAGTCTAGGCGAACCCGAACTGGACGCGTACCTCCCGGCGAACGAGGTCGCCCCCGGCACCGAATCGGAGTTCGTCGTGCGCGTCCAAAACGACGCGTCGGTCCAGGCCGGCACCGCGACCGGGGCGGTGACGACCGCTCGCGCCGTCAGCGTCGAGATTACCGACGAGGGACCGTTCGACGTGCGAACCGGTAAAACACCGATCGGGACGATCCGCGACGGTGCCGTCTCGTCGGCGGAGTTCCGCGTCGTGGTACCTAAACACATCGACCCCGGAACCTACGAGATCGAAGCCGAGATCGACTACTCCGTCACGAATAGGCAGACCTCGGCCGGCGACCAGCGCCTCCGTCGAAGCACCGAAGAGACGTTCGAGGTGACGGTGACCGACGACGCCCTCTTCGCGATCGGCAACGTGACGACCGACGCCCAGCCCGGCACGACGGGCGAGGCCGAAATCGAACTCAAGAACGTCGGCTCGGCAACCGCCTACGCGACCACGGCGACGATCACGGGCGGCGGCGGCGTGACGATCGACGGCGGCAACGCCGAGGCGTTCCTCGGCGAGTTCGATCCGGGCGCGGTTCGAACCGTCGGCGTTGACATCTCGGTCGCCGAGGCGATCCAGGCCGGTGAAAAGCCGATCGAGGCCGTCTTCGAGTACGAGAACGAGGAAGGCATCGACCGCGAGCCGCGGACTGCGACGCGGAGCATCGTCCCGAACGCGGCCCAGTCGTTCACCGTCTCGACCCTCGATGACACCCTCTCGGTCGGCTACGCCGGCGACATCACTGGGACGGTCCGAAACGACGGTCCGAGCGAGATCACCGACGGCGTGTTGGTCATCGAACCGGCCAGCGACTCGCTCGTGATCGAGGAGCGACGGATCGCGCTGCCGGCGCTCGCCGCCGGGGAGACGATCGACTTCGAGTACCCGACGGAAGTGAGCGGCCAAGCGTCCCCCGGTCCCAGACAGGTCCGCTTCACGCTCGAATACGCCAACGGCGGGCGCACGACGGCGACGATCGGGCCGGTTTCCGACCGCGTCGTGGTCAACGAGAGCCGCGGCGAGTTCTCGATCGGCGGCGACGACGTACGGGTGACGCAGGGATCGACGACCGAGCTCACGCTGTCGATTACCAACGAACGTCCCGAGACGCTCCGGAACGTCAACGCGAAGCTGTACGCCGATAGCCCGCTGTCGACGTCGAGCGACGAGGCGTTCGTCGACGAGCTCGAACCGGGCGAGACGGGCGAGATCCGTTTCGACCTCACCGCGGCGGGCGGCGCGATGCCGAAGACGCATCGGGTCGAACTCGACTTCCAGTACGATACCGAAGGCGACGAGACGGTGCTCTCGCGCACCTACCAACACCCGGTCGAGATCGAAGAGCGGGTCGACGACGGCGACGACGGGCCCTCGACGCTCGTCGTCGCGGTCGGCGTCGTCGCGCTCGTTGCGCTGCTCACCGGGGGCGTCCTCTGGTGGCGGCGCAGGGACTGA
- a CDS encoding TetR/AcrR family transcriptional regulator: MDVFEDPESTREEILAAAYRTLCEHGYADLTMERIGEEFDKSVSLVYHHYDGKDDLLLACLEFMLENYRADTDAGPPADPREAMETVCDRPSLVDAPAEAQQFVRALVELRGQAPHNEAYRDYFTRSDRFFEAQIATIIKTGVEQGVFRAVDPERTARMIHTVLSGAFFRYATSVDDAWLADIREELRAYNERTLYLQDGDEEP, translated from the coding sequence ATGGACGTCTTTGAGGATCCCGAGTCGACGCGCGAGGAGATCCTTGCCGCTGCCTACCGTACACTCTGTGAACACGGCTACGCTGATCTGACGATGGAACGAATCGGCGAGGAGTTCGACAAGAGCGTCTCGCTCGTCTATCACCACTACGACGGCAAGGACGATCTCCTTCTCGCGTGTCTGGAGTTCATGCTCGAAAACTACCGGGCCGACACCGACGCCGGTCCGCCCGCCGATCCGCGCGAGGCGATGGAAACGGTCTGTGATCGGCCGTCGCTCGTGGACGCGCCCGCGGAGGCCCAGCAGTTCGTTCGAGCGCTCGTCGAACTCCGGGGGCAAGCACCGCACAACGAGGCGTACAGGGATTACTTCACGCGGAGCGATCGGTTTTTCGAGGCTCAAATCGCAACGATCATTAAGACCGGCGTCGAACAGGGGGTCTTCCGGGCGGTCGATCCGGAGCGAACCGCCCGGATGATCCACACCGTGCTCTCGGGGGCGTTCTTCCGCTATGCGACCTCGGTGGACGACGCGTGGCTTGCCGACATCCGGGAAGAGCTCCGCGCGTACAACGAACGAACGCTGTACCTCCAGGACGGGGACGAAGAGCCGTAA
- a CDS encoding valine--tRNA ligase codes for MSEVPDSYDPAEAERKWRDEWLDSDVYSYADDDERPDYIIDTPPPYPTGNLHIGNALGWCYMDYAARYHRLQGDDVLFPQGWDCHGLPTEVKVEENRDIHRTDVSREQFREWCIEHTESQIGAMKETMLTLGFSQDWDHEFRTMDDSYWGKTQRSFVEMAESDYVYQDEHPVNWCPRCETAIADAEVENEDREGTLYYVTFEGVGNDDIEIATTRPELLSACVSMAVDPDDERYANRVGDTFEVPLFGQEIELIADEDVDGEFGTGAVMICTFGDKQDVTWWAEHDLDLRAAVTEDGRLNELAGEFEGLPIDEAKSEIADALDDAGLLNDHEHTEQSVGCCWRCDTPIEILSKEQWFVEVNQDEILEAAQEIEWFPEHMYTRLEEWTEGMEWDWVISRQRVFATPIPAWECTECGHVEIAGVDEVPVDPTAEDPAVGSCPECGAGASPEGSRGGGGETAGTVWTGETDVMDTWMDSSISAMYVAGWPEEAFQPVQLREQGHDIIRTWAFYTILRTVAVTDEIPWEEALINGMVFGDDGNKMSKSRGNFVQPEEVVEEHSADAFRQAMALGGQPGTDIQFQWKEVTSATRFQTKLWNITRFASEHVDESTPEIADPAYRDADAWILSTCARVADEVAADMDEYRFDSALRKVREFVWHDLADDYLELIKGRLYEGRPGERRAAQHALYTALSASIRMLSPFAPFITEEAWSHLPTAGSVHGSAWPEIPEDDADAEARGELIAEIAATIRGWKSDEGKPLNADLDRIEVYLDEERPLDTYDLADTVNGPVYVEEGSPNVELVPVGVDIDHSELGPVFRDRAGAVVGRLESADPVELQAELTTSGHVEFEVDGETLTVEADMFEIVEEQRAESGEEVTILDAGEATILVFE; via the coding sequence ATGAGCGAGGTTCCAGACAGCTACGACCCAGCAGAGGCGGAGCGCAAGTGGCGCGACGAGTGGCTCGACTCGGACGTCTACAGCTACGCGGACGACGACGAGCGCCCGGACTACATCATCGACACGCCGCCGCCGTACCCGACCGGCAACCTCCACATCGGTAACGCCCTCGGTTGGTGTTACATGGACTACGCCGCCCGGTACCACCGACTGCAGGGCGACGACGTACTCTTCCCGCAGGGGTGGGACTGCCACGGACTGCCGACCGAGGTGAAAGTCGAGGAGAACCGCGACATCCACCGCACGGACGTCTCCCGCGAGCAGTTCCGCGAGTGGTGCATTGAGCACACCGAATCGCAGATCGGCGCGATGAAGGAGACGATGCTCACGCTCGGGTTCTCACAAGACTGGGACCACGAGTTCCGGACGATGGACGACAGCTACTGGGGGAAGACCCAGCGCTCGTTCGTCGAGATGGCCGAGTCGGACTACGTCTATCAGGACGAACACCCCGTCAACTGGTGTCCCCGGTGTGAGACGGCCATCGCCGACGCCGAGGTCGAGAACGAGGACCGCGAGGGAACGCTCTACTACGTCACCTTCGAGGGGGTCGGTAACGACGACATCGAGATCGCGACCACCCGGCCCGAACTGCTCTCGGCCTGCGTTTCGATGGCCGTCGATCCCGACGACGAGCGCTACGCCAACCGGGTCGGTGACACCTTCGAGGTGCCGCTGTTTGGCCAGGAGATCGAACTGATCGCCGACGAGGACGTCGACGGCGAGTTCGGCACTGGCGCGGTCATGATCTGCACCTTCGGGGACAAACAGGACGTCACCTGGTGGGCCGAACACGACCTCGACCTTCGCGCGGCCGTCACCGAGGACGGCCGGCTCAACGAGCTGGCCGGCGAGTTCGAGGGACTCCCCATCGACGAGGCCAAATCCGAGATCGCCGACGCCCTCGACGACGCGGGGCTCCTGAACGACCACGAACACACCGAACAGTCCGTCGGCTGCTGTTGGCGCTGCGACACGCCGATCGAGATCCTCTCGAAGGAGCAGTGGTTCGTCGAGGTGAACCAAGACGAGATCCTCGAGGCCGCCCAGGAGATCGAGTGGTTCCCCGAGCACATGTACACCCGCCTGGAGGAGTGGACTGAGGGGATGGAGTGGGACTGGGTCATCTCCCGTCAGCGCGTCTTCGCGACCCCGATCCCCGCCTGGGAGTGCACGGAGTGCGGCCACGTCGAGATCGCCGGCGTCGACGAGGTGCCCGTCGATCCGACCGCCGAGGACCCCGCCGTGGGGTCGTGTCCGGAGTGTGGGGCCGGCGCGAGCCCGGAGGGGTCGCGAGGCGGAGGCGGTGAAACCGCCGGAACGGTGTGGACCGGCGAGACGGACGTGATGGACACGTGGATGGACTCCTCCATCTCGGCGATGTACGTCGCCGGCTGGCCCGAGGAGGCGTTCCAGCCGGTCCAACTGCGCGAGCAGGGCCACGACATCATCCGGACGTGGGCCTTTTATACGATCCTTCGGACCGTCGCCGTCACCGACGAGATTCCCTGGGAAGAGGCGCTCATCAACGGAATGGTCTTCGGCGACGACGGCAACAAGATGTCCAAATCGCGCGGCAACTTCGTCCAGCCCGAGGAGGTCGTCGAGGAGCACTCGGCGGACGCCTTCCGACAGGCGATGGCGCTCGGCGGCCAGCCCGGCACCGACATCCAGTTCCAGTGGAAGGAAGTCACCTCCGCGACCCGATTCCAGACGAAGCTGTGGAACATCACCCGCTTCGCCTCCGAGCACGTCGACGAGTCGACGCCCGAGATCGCCGATCCGGCCTACCGGGACGCCGACGCGTGGATCCTCTCGACGTGCGCCCGCGTCGCCGACGAGGTCGCCGCCGACATGGACGAGTACCGCTTCGACAGCGCGCTCCGGAAGGTCCGCGAGTTCGTCTGGCACGACCTTGCCGACGACTACCTCGAACTGATAAAGGGCCGGCTCTACGAGGGACGGCCCGGCGAGCGCCGCGCCGCCCAGCACGCGCTGTACACCGCGTTGAGCGCCTCGATTCGGATGCTGTCGCCGTTCGCGCCGTTCATCACCGAAGAGGCGTGGAGCCACCTGCCGACGGCGGGCAGCGTCCACGGCTCCGCGTGGCCGGAGATCCCCGAGGACGACGCCGACGCCGAGGCGCGCGGCGAGCTGATCGCCGAGATCGCCGCGACGATCCGTGGGTGGAAATCCGATGAGGGCAAGCCGCTCAACGCCGATCTCGATCGTATCGAGGTGTACCTCGACGAGGAGCGCCCCCTCGACACGTACGACCTCGCCGACACGGTCAACGGCCCGGTCTACGTCGAGGAAGGATCGCCGAACGTCGAGCTCGTTCCGGTCGGCGTCGACATCGACCACAGCGAGCTCGGTCCGGTCTTCCGCGATCGGGCCGGCGCGGTCGTCGGCCGGCTGGAGTCGGCCGACCCCGTCGAGCTACAGGCGGAACTCACCACGTCCGGGCACGTCGAGTTCGAGGTCGACGGCGAGACGCTGACCGTCGAGGCGGACATGTTCGAGATCGTCGAGGAACAGCGCGCCGAGAGCGGCGAGGAGGTCACGATCCTCGACGCGGGCGAGGCGACGATCCTCGTGTTCGAGTAG
- a CDS encoding NAD(P)-dependent alcohol dehydrogenase: MDAFVMEQIGEIGSAEKDVPDAGPTDAIVRPTKGLVCTSDVHTVHGAIGERENLTLGHEIVGVVETVGEDVDVFAPGDRVAVGAITPDWGSLAAQDGHPSQSEQALGGWKFANVKDGTFADYVHVNEADANMAHIPDGVSDEAAVYVTDMMSTGFMGAEHAEIPIGGIVAIFAQGPVGLMATKGAELQGAGHIIAVETVPNRQELARTYGADDIVDFEDGDPVEQIMELTDGEGVDAAIEALGTSGTLEQCVSVTKAGGKISNVGYHGEGKHVSIPREDWGVGMAEKDIVTGLCPGGRLRLQRLLRLLERDRVDPTLMTTHEFDFEEIDEAFRLMETKEDDIIKPLIHFE; the protein is encoded by the coding sequence ATGGATGCATTCGTTATGGAGCAGATTGGTGAGATCGGATCCGCCGAAAAAGATGTCCCGGACGCGGGCCCAACCGACGCCATCGTTCGGCCGACGAAGGGGCTCGTCTGCACCTCGGACGTACACACCGTCCACGGCGCGATCGGCGAGCGGGAGAATCTCACGCTCGGTCACGAGATCGTCGGCGTCGTGGAGACGGTCGGCGAAGACGTCGACGTGTTTGCCCCGGGCGACCGCGTCGCCGTGGGCGCTATCACCCCCGATTGGGGCTCACTCGCCGCCCAGGACGGCCACCCCTCCCAATCGGAGCAAGCCCTCGGCGGGTGGAAGTTCGCGAACGTAAAGGACGGCACCTTCGCCGACTACGTCCACGTGAACGAAGCCGACGCGAACATGGCGCACATCCCCGACGGCGTCTCCGACGAGGCGGCGGTGTACGTCACCGACATGATGAGTACGGGATTCATGGGCGCCGAGCACGCCGAGATCCCGATCGGAGGGATCGTCGCGATCTTCGCGCAAGGGCCCGTCGGACTGATGGCGACGAAGGGGGCCGAGCTTCAGGGCGCCGGCCACATCATCGCCGTCGAGACGGTGCCGAACCGACAGGAGCTCGCACGGACCTACGGCGCCGATGACATCGTCGACTTCGAAGATGGCGATCCGGTCGAGCAGATCATGGAGCTCACCGACGGTGAGGGCGTCGACGCCGCCATCGAAGCGCTCGGGACGAGCGGGACGCTCGAACAGTGCGTCTCGGTCACGAAAGCGGGCGGGAAGATCTCGAACGTCGGGTACCACGGCGAGGGCAAACACGTCTCCATCCCTCGAGAGGATTGGGGCGTCGGGATGGCCGAAAAGGACATCGTCACCGGGCTCTGTCCCGGCGGCAGGCTCCGATTGCAGCGTCTGCTTCGGCTCCTCGAGCGCGATCGCGTCGACCCGACCCTCATGACGACACACGAGTTCGACTTCGAGGAGATCGACGAGGCGTTCCGGCTGATGGAGACCAAAGAGGACGACATCATCAAACCGCTCATCCACTTCGAGTGA
- a CDS encoding esterase/lipase family protein: MSTGVPPQGLSVPWGILRGVRKFRSAQQRDGCAVGCPHGRADDGRLPWATEGAYGGWGGHEHHGTGADSDRRPVVFAHGNQRDACDWEPHAEFFLERGYTGNDLWAITFREGTPTHESMAEQLDAFVGEIREHTGADAVDVVGHSLAVTGLRYWLATRGRFEWVDTFVGLAGANHGTVLSTWCVETGLQRGPYGSNRFLRADYDEVPDHPLASLNTDETPGDIDYYTIRGTDDTIFWRCHDSPVLDGATNLALETDHDGVRADLRAIEHIFEWVSGTHPYNVQHQVAAPK; the protein is encoded by the coding sequence GTGTCAACTGGTGTACCACCACAAGGGCTATCGGTTCCGTGGGGAATCCTCCGGGGCGTCCGGAAGTTTCGGAGCGCACAGCAGCGCGACGGCTGTGCGGTCGGCTGTCCCCACGGTCGGGCCGACGACGGTCGGCTCCCGTGGGCGACCGAGGGCGCGTACGGCGGGTGGGGTGGGCACGAGCATCACGGCACCGGCGCCGACAGCGACCGCCGCCCGGTCGTCTTCGCACACGGCAACCAACGCGACGCCTGCGATTGGGAGCCCCACGCCGAGTTCTTCTTGGAGCGCGGCTACACCGGCAACGATCTCTGGGCGATCACCTTCCGCGAGGGGACGCCGACCCACGAGTCGATGGCCGAACAGCTCGACGCCTTCGTCGGCGAGATCCGCGAGCACACCGGGGCGGACGCGGTCGACGTCGTCGGCCACAGCCTCGCCGTCACCGGGCTCCGCTACTGGCTCGCGACCCGCGGCCGCTTCGAGTGGGTCGACACTTTCGTCGGCCTCGCGGGCGCGAACCACGGCACCGTGTTGAGCACGTGGTGCGTCGAGACCGGCCTCCAGCGCGGCCCCTACGGGAGCAACCGGTTCCTCCGCGCCGACTACGACGAGGTTCCCGACCACCCGCTCGCCAGCTTAAACACCGACGAGACGCCGGGCGACATCGACTACTACACGATCCGCGGCACCGATGACACGATCTTCTGGCGCTGTCACGACAGCCCCGTCCTCGACGGGGCGACCAATCTCGCGCTCGAAACCGACCACGACGGCGTTCGCGCTGACCTGCGGGCCATCGAGCACATCTTCGAGTGGGTCTCCGGGACCCACCCGTACAACGTCCAACATCAGGTCGCCGCGCCGAAGTAG
- a CDS encoding DUF6360 family protein, which yields MAGRIMTVNAYTTLDLLDGEVEGHGFTEEAYAVLNVTSPRTDPDHVSLQLELDNTELERLEPHADTVRLSPEEARTLAADLEKHAETVEAASE from the coding sequence ATGGCCGGCCGCATCATGACCGTCAACGCGTACACGACGCTGGATCTCCTCGACGGCGAGGTCGAGGGCCACGGCTTCACGGAGGAGGCCTACGCCGTCCTGAACGTCACCAGCCCGCGGACCGATCCGGACCACGTTTCGCTGCAACTGGAACTCGACAATACCGAACTCGAGCGGCTGGAGCCGCACGCCGACACGGTTCGGCTCTCGCCCGAGGAGGCGCGCACGCTCGCCGCCGACCTCGAAAAACACGCCGAGACGGTCGAGGCGGCGAGCGAGTAG
- a CDS encoding aldo/keto reductase, producing the protein MSADTFDIGGELTVDRLGFGAMRITGENIIGEPDDPETAREVLRRAAELVDLIDTADSYGPGVSERLIGETLAPYDDVVVATKGGLLRNREGEWLPRGDPDHLRNAVLCSLDRLRTDCIDLYQLHRPDPEADFEASVTTLAELKDDGVIEHVGLSNVSVDQLETARDHVEIATVQNQYNVADREEADVLDACEELGIGFIPWFPLAAGELDSVDGLAEIADAHETTVQSIALAWLLERSPVTLPIPGTSSVEHLEANVAAGEIELRDEELARLA; encoded by the coding sequence ATGAGCGCGGACACCTTCGACATCGGCGGCGAGTTGACGGTCGACAGGCTCGGGTTCGGCGCGATGCGGATCACGGGCGAGAACATCATCGGCGAGCCGGACGATCCCGAGACCGCGCGCGAGGTCCTCCGGCGGGCGGCGGAGCTTGTCGACCTGATCGACACCGCCGACTCCTACGGGCCGGGCGTCAGCGAGCGACTCATCGGCGAGACGCTCGCGCCGTACGACGACGTCGTCGTCGCGACGAAGGGCGGGCTGTTGCGGAACCGCGAGGGCGAGTGGCTGCCCCGCGGCGACCCCGACCACCTCCGAAACGCCGTGTTGTGCAGCCTCGATCGGCTCCGGACGGACTGTATCGATCTGTACCAGCTCCACCGACCCGACCCGGAGGCGGACTTCGAGGCGAGCGTGACGACGCTCGCGGAGCTGAAGGACGACGGCGTGATCGAGCACGTCGGGCTCTCGAACGTGAGTGTCGACCAACTCGAGACGGCCCGTGACCACGTCGAGATCGCGACCGTGCAGAACCAATACAACGTCGCCGACCGCGAGGAAGCCGACGTCCTCGACGCCTGCGAGGAGCTCGGGATCGGCTTCATCCCGTGGTTTCCGCTCGCGGCCGGCGAGCTCGACTCGGTCGACGGGCTCGCGGAGATCGCGGACGCACACGAGACGACGGTCCAGTCGATCGCGCTGGCGTGGCTGCTCGAACGATCGCCGGTCACGTTGCCGATACCCGGCACGTCGAGCGTCGAGCACCTCGAGGCGAACGTCGCCGCGGGCGAGATCGAGTTGCGCGACGAGGAGCTCGCCAGACTCGCCTGA
- a CDS encoding 5' nucleotidase, NT5C type — translation MTDRPLPTGSTLLVDLDGVVAEQLPRLCTHLRREYDHDVEPNEIDAWSYDVPGVDGHVGHVIGELMTDHAEWYFGGMEPRPGVAETLSTLRSAYRIEIATHRIPETHDVSKAWLDEHGIEYDAFHDEVPRDKGALDGDALIDDYHGNVANALSAGKTGFLMRQPYSDPAACDGAHVVDSWDDVRTLFSV, via the coding sequence ATGACCGACCGCCCCCTCCCAACCGGCTCGACGCTCCTCGTCGATCTCGACGGCGTCGTCGCAGAGCAGCTCCCCCGGCTCTGTACGCATCTGCGCCGCGAGTACGACCACGACGTCGAACCCAACGAGATCGACGCGTGGTCCTACGACGTGCCCGGCGTCGACGGCCACGTCGGCCACGTCATCGGCGAGTTGATGACCGATCACGCCGAGTGGTACTTCGGCGGGATGGAGCCGCGCCCAGGTGTCGCGGAGACCCTCTCGACGCTCCGCTCGGCGTACCGCATCGAGATCGCGACCCACCGGATCCCCGAGACGCACGACGTCTCGAAGGCGTGGCTCGACGAGCACGGCATCGAGTACGACGCCTTCCACGACGAGGTCCCCCGCGACAAGGGCGCGCTCGACGGCGACGCGCTCATCGACGACTACCACGGCAACGTCGCCAACGCGCTGTCGGCGGGCAAGACGGGCTTCTTGATGCGACAGCCCTACAGCGATCCCGCCGCCTGCGACGGCGCGCACGTCGTCGACTCGTGGGACGACGTTCGAACCCTGTTTTCGGTGTGA
- a CDS encoding MBL fold metallo-hydrolase, whose amino-acid sequence MNVQFLGGAGEVGRSAILIDESLLLDFGTKTGDPPQYPVGDVSPEAVVVSHGHLDHVGAIPALLSGDDRPAVHWTPPTYELAMTLARDTLKLRGGTPLCPFTREERSRVTEVSRTHGYREPFEAAGHRVEFFNAGHIPGSAHVLVSDGETRLLYTGDFHTDDQRLVSATTDRPDADIVICESTYADVEHEPRERVETRFVESVRTTLWEGGTVVVPAFAIGRTQELMLLCAAHDIDCYVDGMGVEVTELVRRYPEFLRDADAMARAKSNARIVTGRDGQRKRIASEPTVIITTAGMLSGGPAMTYIPEIHANPMNKICFSGYQVEGTPGRQLIETGSAEIGRRHLRVSAQVEQYDFSAHADRNGLRSFLDSYADAPILLNHGDSCGWFAEELRAAGFEATAPEIGGEIDVP is encoded by the coding sequence GTGAACGTCCAGTTTCTCGGCGGTGCGGGCGAAGTCGGTCGCAGCGCGATCTTGATCGACGAGTCGCTCCTGCTCGATTTCGGGACGAAGACCGGCGATCCGCCGCAGTATCCGGTCGGGGACGTCTCACCCGAGGCGGTCGTCGTCAGCCACGGCCACCTCGACCACGTCGGGGCGATCCCCGCGCTGTTGTCGGGCGACGATCGGCCGGCGGTCCACTGGACGCCGCCGACCTACGAGCTGGCGATGACGCTGGCGCGGGACACGCTCAAGCTGCGTGGCGGAACGCCGCTGTGTCCCTTCACCAGGGAGGAGCGAAGCCGCGTCACCGAGGTGTCGCGGACGCACGGCTACCGCGAGCCGTTCGAGGCGGCCGGCCACCGCGTCGAGTTCTTCAACGCCGGCCACATTCCGGGCAGCGCGCACGTTCTCGTTAGCGACGGGGAAACGCGGCTGCTCTACACGGGCGATTTCCACACCGACGACCAGCGATTGGTGTCGGCCACGACAGATCGCCCCGACGCCGACATCGTGATCTGCGAGAGCACCTACGCCGACGTCGAGCACGAACCCCGCGAGCGGGTCGAAACGCGGTTCGTCGAGAGCGTCCGGACGACGCTGTGGGAGGGCGGCACGGTCGTCGTGCCGGCCTTCGCGATCGGCCGGACCCAGGAGCTGATGTTGCTCTGTGCGGCCCACGACATCGACTGCTACGTCGACGGCATGGGCGTCGAGGTGACCGAACTCGTCCGTCGGTATCCCGAGTTCCTCCGGGACGCCGACGCGATGGCGCGGGCGAAATCGAACGCGCGCATCGTCACCGGCCGCGACGGCCAGCGAAAGCGGATCGCGAGCGAGCCGACGGTCATCATCACCACGGCAGGAATGCTCTCGGGCGGCCCAGCGATGACGTACATCCCCGAGATCCACGCGAACCCGATGAACAAGATCTGTTTCTCGGGGTATCAGGTCGAGGGGACACCCGGCCGCCAGCTCATAGAGACCGGCAGCGCTGAGATCGGTCGCCGACACCTTCGGGTGTCCGCCCAGGTCGAGCAGTACGACTTCTCGGCACACGCCGACCGGAACGGGCTCCGATCGTTCCTCGATTCGTACGCCGACGCACCGATCCTCCTCAACCACGGCGACAGCTGTGGCTGGTTCGCCGAGGAGCTTCGGGCGGCGGGGTTCGAGGCGACCGCGCCGGAGATCGGGGGCGAAATCGACGTGCCGTAG
- a CDS encoding DUF5786 family protein, protein MGFGSYDESEQQNQNVDTDDSGAVNVHENDHDGSVEFEFDEEESLIDRLQDMKDAAEGGE, encoded by the coding sequence ATGGGCTTCGGTAGCTACGACGAATCCGAACAGCAGAATCAGAACGTCGACACGGACGACAGCGGCGCGGTCAACGTCCACGAGAACGACCACGACGGCAGCGTGGAGTTCGAGTTCGACGAGGAGGAGTCGCTCATCGACCGACTCCAGGACATGAAAGACGCCGCCGAGGGCGGCGAGTGA